One Gimesia aquarii DNA segment encodes these proteins:
- a CDS encoding uroporphyrinogen-III synthase, which produces MMNTSGLRVCSFESRKSEAMRALIERNQAVPTLVHSMDEIPLDNNERVKAFCEKLFRNEIDVIVFLTGVGATALLNAVEVDYPREQFLEALRNITVTVRGPKPTVVLRKWEVPIDYAALEPNTWHEIISVWDQHDFSVTDKRIAIQEYGKPVQDFYDELHARGAEVLPVPVYRWALPQDLSGLRNAVHATIQGEFDVLMFTSAQQISHVLQIAEVEQLTEKWLQAASQTMIASVGPACSEALQQAGLSVDFEASPPKMGPLVKDALQVAPEILAKKR; this is translated from the coding sequence ATGATGAATACTTCAGGATTACGCGTTTGCAGTTTCGAAAGTCGGAAGAGCGAAGCGATGCGGGCCTTAATTGAACGAAATCAGGCAGTTCCAACACTTGTGCATTCGATGGATGAAATTCCATTGGATAACAATGAGCGTGTAAAGGCATTCTGCGAAAAATTATTTCGAAATGAGATCGATGTCATTGTTTTTTTAACGGGTGTGGGGGCTACAGCTTTGCTGAATGCTGTGGAAGTTGATTATCCACGTGAACAGTTTCTGGAAGCATTAAGAAATATAACAGTTACCGTCCGCGGGCCAAAACCGACAGTCGTCTTGCGAAAGTGGGAAGTCCCCATTGATTACGCGGCTCTTGAGCCAAACACCTGGCATGAAATAATCTCGGTTTGGGATCAGCATGATTTTTCAGTGACTGACAAGCGGATTGCCATTCAAGAATATGGGAAACCGGTCCAGGATTTTTACGATGAGTTACACGCACGTGGGGCAGAAGTGCTGCCCGTGCCAGTCTATCGTTGGGCCCTGCCACAGGATTTAAGCGGTTTACGCAACGCAGTTCATGCCACGATTCAAGGAGAATTCGACGTGCTGATGTTTACCAGCGCGCAACAGATCTCGCATGTTTTACAGATCGCGGAAGTGGAACAGTTGACTGAAAAATGGCTGCAAGCCGCTTCACAAACCATGATTGCTTCAGTTGGTCCGGCCTGCTCGGAAGCATTACAACAGGCAGGACTTTCGGTCGATTTTGAAGCCAGTCCCCCGAAAATGGGGCCCCTGGTAAAAGACGCACTTCAAGTGGCTCCTGAAATCTTAGCCAAAAAACGTTGA